A single genomic interval of bacterium harbors:
- a CDS encoding TIGR00730 family Rossman fold protein — MDDLSESQDKSYRKEEPWRLFRIMAEFVEGFESMEKVGPAVSIFGSARTDRKSENYKIAEELGKELCKAGYAVITGGGPGIMEAANKGALSVGGKSIGLSIDLPFETKSNDYLNMEIWFNYFFVRKVMFVKYAKGFIVLPGGFGTLDEFYEALTLIQTGKIKPFPVVLIGKAYWAELLEWMKSTVLKEKNINPNDLKLFQVTDDPKEAVRFIKNFYKKKK, encoded by the coding sequence ATGGATGATCTCTCCGAATCCCAGGATAAATCATACCGCAAGGAAGAACCCTGGCGTTTATTCAGAATCATGGCTGAATTTGTTGAAGGTTTTGAATCTATGGAGAAGGTCGGGCCCGCCGTCTCTATTTTTGGTTCTGCCCGAACGGATCGAAAATCTGAAAATTATAAGATTGCGGAAGAACTTGGAAAAGAACTATGCAAGGCAGGCTATGCGGTGATCACCGGCGGAGGGCCTGGTATTATGGAAGCCGCGAATAAAGGCGCGCTTTCGGTGGGCGGGAAATCCATCGGATTGAGTATCGATCTGCCGTTTGAAACAAAATCAAACGACTACCTGAATATGGAGATCTGGTTTAACTATTTTTTTGTGAGAAAAGTGATGTTTGTCAAATACGCCAAAGGTTTTATCGTATTGCCCGGCGGATTTGGCACGCTGGATGAATTTTATGAGGCGTTAACGCTGATTCAAACCGGAAAAATAAAACCGTTTCCGGTAGTATTGATCGGTAAAGCGTATTGGGCCGAATTACTGGAATGGATGAAAAGCACCGTGCTGAAGGAAAAAAACATCAACCCGAATGACCTGAAATTATTTCAGGTCACCGATGATCCTAAAGAGGCCGTGCGGTTCATCAAGAATTTTTACAAAAAGAAAAAGTAA